A single region of the Actinoplanes sp. SE50/110 genome encodes:
- a CDS encoding ABC transporter permease — MSTETLTRRPRAAVSAAWLPRYGVYAAILLLAAYNVAFTPYFLTLSNLRIQLIQAAPVVIVALGMALVIGTEGIDLSVGSVMALAAALIPLYLGYGVVAAILVSLLAGVAVGLINGVLVARVGLQPIVATLALFVGGRGLAVVVSGGRLKDIRNDDFLYLGSGDLLGIPVLVWIAALLVLAVAFVIRRTVFGRRLLAIGGNRPAAELAGLPVRKVLIGVYVFCAVLASIAGLLSVSRIQSSDASAVGLLIELSAITAVVVGGTPLTGGRVRVLGTVAGALLMQLVVATMIKHDLPPSTTEMVQAVIILVAVYAARERRTR, encoded by the coding sequence ATGAGCACTGAGACCCTGACCCGCCGCCCCCGGGCCGCCGTCAGCGCGGCCTGGCTGCCCCGATACGGCGTGTACGCGGCGATCCTGCTGCTGGCCGCCTACAACGTCGCGTTCACGCCGTACTTCCTGACCCTGAGCAACCTGCGCATCCAGCTGATCCAGGCGGCGCCGGTGGTGATCGTGGCGCTCGGCATGGCCCTGGTGATCGGCACCGAGGGCATCGACCTGTCGGTCGGCTCGGTGATGGCCCTGGCCGCCGCGCTGATCCCGCTCTACCTGGGCTACGGCGTGGTCGCCGCGATCCTCGTGTCGCTGCTCGCCGGCGTCGCGGTCGGACTGATCAACGGGGTGCTGGTCGCCCGGGTCGGCCTGCAGCCGATCGTCGCCACCCTGGCACTGTTCGTCGGCGGCCGCGGCCTGGCCGTGGTCGTCTCCGGCGGCCGGCTCAAGGACATCCGCAACGACGACTTCCTCTACCTCGGCTCCGGTGACCTGCTCGGCATCCCGGTCCTGGTCTGGATCGCCGCGCTGCTCGTGCTGGCCGTCGCCTTCGTCATCCGGCGCACCGTCTTCGGCCGCCGGTTGCTCGCGATCGGCGGCAACCGGCCGGCCGCCGAGCTCGCCGGACTGCCGGTCAGAAAAGTCCTGATCGGTGTGTACGTTTTCTGCGCCGTGCTCGCCTCGATCGCCGGACTGTTGTCGGTCTCCCGGATCCAGTCCAGTGACGCGTCCGCGGTCGGCCTGCTGATCGAGCTCTCCGCGATCACCGCCGTGGTGGTCGGCGGCACGCCGCTCACCGGCGGCCGGGTGCGGGTGCTGGGCACCGTGGCCGGCGCCCTGCTCATGCAACTGGTGGTCGCCACCATGATCAAACACGATCTCCCGCCGTCCACGACCGAGATGGTGCAGGCCGTGATCATCCTGGTCGCGGTGTACGCGGCCCGGGAGAGGAGGACCCGGTGA